A region from the Drosophila bipectinata strain 14024-0381.07 chromosome 3R, DbipHiC1v2, whole genome shotgun sequence genome encodes:
- the LOC108122569 gene encoding larval serum protein 1 beta chain — protein MKIAIALLACLGLVAAASFHKMHEVKIADKSFLANQKFLFEIVYRVEDPLMFEEYIKMGEAFEFNESNYMHFDKYMKTFYEAYKVGALLPKGEFFGALVTSHAKQARGLFNFFYYAKDWETFMHNVAWARMHVNEGMFVYALTLAVIHREDFHGLMLPSIYEIFPQFFFNSKFVYEAEKFDYEMWMKMTMYEKEYMDVYYKNHAHGYGYGNMYQSSDYMYMKDFKMWQWWKLMGLGEHWYSEDKYILRENIYEFNQDSKWLSMMKDVKVWWMPVDYTRDLNMYNEESMLSYFTEDLGWNAYWYYLNMDYSFFLDGTTFDLKNDRRGEWWLYNVHQLLSRYYMERLSHGFGAIPEFSWYHQIEMGYDPQMIYYNGIGYSYRKNYYEMETYGNFEMLDKITSFMKRIQMIVDMGYYKTMDGHMIDLRKPESIEYIGNMMQGNVDAMDKMFFQFWYMLAHMYFADVDFHQMEVYPNVMLNFETMMRDPMYYMFYKSIAQVYFKFMHYLPKYTKEQLLMPGVSMKHVEVSELTTYFDLVDFDVTNMLNDKMVFHDGKFVWDKSLYARQMRLNHKPFSYTYTIESDKVEKVVVRAYLGPKFDEFGKIISLAENRMNFMEIDEFFYELKAGTNMIKRNSNEFYWTVKDRTTYTELYYYVMMAFDGKYDFPLDISEPHCGFPDRLVLPMGWKKGMPMQMFFMVMPYSAPTHEQFSTFDYTYSCGIGSGARFVDNMPFGYPFDREIDEYEFFVPNMYFKDVMIYHADTMEPYYKYKGYSNYGHFDYTFFSDYYTKYFKF, from the exons ATGAAGATTGCCATCGCATTGCTGGCCTGCCTGGGCCTGGTCGCTGCGGCCAGTTTCCACAAGATGCACGAGGTTAAGATCGCCGACAAGTCCTTCCTTGCCAATCAGAAGTTTCTTTTCGAGATTGTCTACCGTGTTGAGGATCCCCTGATGTTCGAGGAGTACATCAAGATGGGAGAAGCCTTCGAGTTTAACGAGTCCAATTACATG CATTTCGATAAGTACATGAAGACCTTCTACGAGGCCTACAAGGTTGGAGCCCTCCTTCCTAAGGGTGAATTCTTTGGAGCTTTAGTGACGTCGCACGCCAAGCAGGCTCGCGGCTTGTTCAACTTCTTCTACTATGCCAAGGACTGGGAGACCTTCATGCACAACGTGGCCTGGGCCCGCATGCACGTCAACGAGGGCATGTTCGTCTACGCCCTGACCCTGGCCGTGATCCACCGCGAGGACTTCCACGGATTGATGCTCCCATCGATCTACGAGATCTTCCCTCAGTTCTTCTTCAACAGCAAGTTCGTGTACGAGGCCGAGAAGTTCGACTACGAGATGTGGATGAAGATGACCATGTACGAGAAGGAGTACATGGACGTCTACTACAAGAACCATGCCCACGGCTATGGCTACGGAAACATGTACCAGAGCAGCGACTACATGTACATGAAGGACTTCAAGATGTGGCAGTGGTGGAAACTGATGGGTCTGGGAGAGCACTGGTACAGCGAGGACAAGTACATTCTGCGTGAGAACATCTACGAATTCAACCAGGACAGCAAGTGGCTCTCGATGATGAAGGACGTCAAGGTCTGGTGGATGCCCGTCGACTACACCCGCGACCTCAACATGTACAACGAGGAGTCGATGCTCTCCTACTTCACTGAGGATCTCGGCTGGAATGCCTATTGGTACTACCTGAACATGGACTACTCCTTCTTCCTCGACGGCACCACATTCGACCTGAAGAACGACCGCCGCGGTGAGTGGTGGCTGTACAACGTGCACCAGCTGCTGAGCCGTTACTACATGGAGCGTCTGTCGCACGGATTCGGCGCCATCCCCGAATTCTCCTGGTACCACCAAATCGAAATGGGCTACGATCCCCAGATGATCTACTACAATGGCATCGGCTACAGCTACCGCAAGAACTACTACGAGATGGAGACCTACGGCAACTTCGAGATGCTCGACAAAATCACCAGCTTCATGAAGCGCATTCAGATGATCGTCGACATGGGCTACTACAAGACCATGGACGGGCACATGATTGACCTCCGCAAACCCGAGTCTATCGAGTACATCGGAAACATGATGCAGGGCAACGTGGATGCCATGGACAAGATGTTCTTCCAGTTCTGGTACATGCTCGCCCATATGTACTTCGCCGACGTCGACTTCCACCAGATGGAGGTCTACCCCAACGTCATGCTCAACTTCGAGACCATGATGCGCGACCCCATGTACTACATGTTCTACAAGTCGATCGCCCAGGTCTACTTCAAGTTCATGCACTACCTGCCCAAGTACACCAAGGAGCAGCTGCTGATGCCTGGAGTCTCCATGAAGCACGTGGAAGTCAGCGAGCTGACCACCTACTTCGATCTGGTGGACTTTGACGTGACCAACATGCTCAACGACAAGATGGTCTTCCACGATGGCAAGTTCGTGTGGGACAAGTCTCTCTATGCCCGTCAGATGCGTCTGAACCACAAGCCCTTCTCCTACACTTACACCATCGAGTCCGACAAGGTCGAGAAGGTGGTTGTGCGTGCCTACCTGGGACCCAAATTCGACGAGTTCGGAAAGATCATCTCCCTGGCGGAGAACCGCATGAACTTTATGGAAATTGACGAGTTCTTCTACGAGCTGAAGGCTGGCACCAACATGATCAAGCGCAACTCTAACGAATTCTACTGGACCGTCAAGGACCGCACCACCTACACCGAACTGTACTACTATGTGATGATGGCCTTCGACGGAAAGTACGACTTCCCTCTGGACATCAGTGAGCCCCACTGTGGCTTCCCCGACCGTCTCGTCCTGCCCATGGGCTGGAAGAAGGGTATGCCCATGCAGATGTTCTTCATGGTGATGCCATACTCCGCCCCGACTCACGAGCAGTTCTCCACCTTCGACTACACCTACTCCTGTGGTATCGGATCGGGAGCCCGCTTCGTCGATAACATGCCCTTCGGCTATCCCTTCGACCGCGAGATCGATGAATACGAGTTCTTCGTCCCCAACATGTACTTCAAGGATGTGATGATCTACCACGCCGACACCATGGAGCCTTACTACAAGTACAAGGGTTACTCCAACTACGGACATTTCGACTACACCTTCTTCAGCGACTACTACACCAAGTACTTCAAGTTTTAG